The sequence GGCATAGGCGCCGGCCAGCGCGCCGAGCCGCGCGCATTCGGCCGGCGGCAGGCCCTGCAGCCAGCCATAGAGAAAGGCCGCGGCGAAGGAATCGCCGGCGCCGTTGCTGTCCACCACCGGCCGCTCGGGCGCCAGCGCCGGCTGGTGGCCGGGCATCGCGTCGCCGCGCGCCAGCCACCAGGAGCCCTGCTCGCCGCCCGTCGCCACCACCAGCCGCGCCCTGCCCTGCTCGAGGATCTCGCGCATCACCTCGAAGTGGCGGCCGCCCATCGCGACGATGCTGACGAACACCAGGTCGGCCTGCTGCGCGAAGGCGCGGTGGTAGTCGTTGCGGCCGTCCCAGTCGTGCAGGTCGGTCGAACTGCTCAGACCCAGCGCCTGCACGTCGGCGAAGCAGTCGCGCGCCCAGGCCATGATCGACAGGTGCACGTGCCGCGCCGCGCGCATCGACGGCAGGTAGAAGTCGCGCGGCATGCGCAGCGCATCCGGGTGGCGGCCGTCGTACAGCGACAGCCGGCGGCCGGCCGGATCGACCAGGTTGACGCTGCGGCGCGTGCCGCTGGGCTCGACGATGTAGTCGAAATCGAGCCCGCGCCGGCGGTAGCGCTCGAGCACCAGCCGGCCCTGCTCGTCGTCGCCGAGGAAATCGA is a genomic window of Chitinimonas koreensis containing:
- a CDS encoding carbohydrate kinase family protein, translated to MQTLDLLVLGGVGIDTIVRVPALPLPLADSIHVPAVRDYVAHTGNGYALAAQALGLRTRFLDFLGDDEQGRLVLERYRRRGLDFDYIVEPSGTRRSVNLVDPAGRRLSLYDGRHPDALRMPRDFYLPSMRAARHVHLSIMAWARDCFADVQALGLSSSTDLHDWDGRNDYHRAFAQQADLVFVSIVAMGGRHFEVMREILEQGRARLVVATGGEQGSWWLARGDAMPGHQPALAPERPVVDSNGAGDSFAAAFLYGWLQGLPPAECARLGALAGAYACSCHGTHEDFVTREQLLRLRAALGDAPAAGPAAQG